From Equus quagga isolate Etosha38 chromosome 3, UCLA_HA_Equagga_1.0, whole genome shotgun sequence, one genomic window encodes:
- the MRPL1 gene encoding 39S ribosomal protein L1, mitochondrial isoform X3: protein MWAAEERSLIPEMFIVSSFAKYCATCWGQNVLIAHQRHSLSKMPYQTPLYPCSAYVQTPNRHFAAATKPAKKTKKGAKQKTLEEKKDEIEKIKSYPFMEGEPEDDVYLKHLYPRQIYDVEKAIHLLKKFQILDFTNPKQGVYLDLTLDMALGKKKKVEPFASVLSFPYPFISEINKVAVFTRNASEIKIAEENGAAIAGGTDLIQKILDDEIQLDFYVAVPEIMPELNPLKKKLKKRFPKLAQNSIGRDIPKMLELFKTGHEIKVDEERENFLKTKIATKYKGSRITKTTLTKNKIGSLPAFKIYKTTVIKTM from the exons atgtttattgtgTCTTCATTTGCCAAATACTGTGCTACATGTTGGGGACAGAATG tcttgATAGCTCATCAAAGGCATAGTCTTTCCAAGATGCCTTATCAGACACCTCTTTATCCTTGTTCTGCATATGTTCAGACACCCAATAGACATTTTGCTGCTGCTACAAA gcctgcaaagaaaacaaaaaaaggtgccaaacaaaaaacattggaagagaaaaaagatgagatagaaaaaataaagtcataccCCTTTATGGAAGGCGAACCTGAGGATGATGTCTACTTAAAACACTTATATCCAAGGCAGATATATGATGTGGAAAAAGCTATTCACTTACTTAAGAAATTTCAAATTCTGGACTTTACTAATCCAAAGCAAGGTGTTTATCTTGATTTGACATTGGATATGGCACTGGGGAAGAAG AAAAAAGTGGAGCCATTTGCCAGTGTTCTTAGTTTTCCATACCCATTCATTTCAGAAATCAATAAAGTTGCTGTATTTACAAGG AATGCATCAGAGATtaaaatagcagaagaaaatggAGCCGCCATTGCAGGAGGAACTGATCTGATTCAGAag ATTTTGGATGATGAAATTCAATTAGACTTTTATGTAGCTGTTCCAGAAATAATGCCTGAGCTTAATCCattaaagaagaaactgaaaaaaagattTCCAAAGCTTGCTCAAA ATTCCATTGGCCGTGACATCCCCAAAATGcttgaattatttaaaactgGACATGAAATTAAGGTAGATGAAGAAAGGGAGAACTTTCTAAAGACCAAAATAGCAACA aaatacaaaggatccagaataaccaaaacaactttgacaaagaacaaaattggaagtctacctgctttcaagatttataaaactacagtaattaagacaatgtga